The sequence CCGCTTATCCTTTCCGGGTAGAGTTTATCACCGGTCAACTCAAAGGGGTCTCATTCAAGGTCGCGGGGAATTCTGAGAACCGTATTATTGTCGATGGGGAAGGATATTCACTCACGGCTCACCCGTCGGGGAATGTGCTGGTGGGTGATTTGGTGGTGGTGCGTCCCGCTTGGCAACTGGGAGAAGTGTTCGGGGATGGCACCCAGAATAATGTCTTCAGTTCATTTACCGAGTTGCCTGATGAAGATTTCTTTGCCACTGCCGATAGTTTGGAGTTACTCCGGGGGCCTCTAAATTTAGGGACAGTGGTGCGTTTGGAAAATCAAGGATGGAGGAATGTCTCCTCGCCGCCGATTGATGCATCCGGAATCCTTTTAGATCGCCTGGATGTGATCAAGGTCAGGCGTATTGCCGATACTGATCATTCCCTTGTCCTCTTGGGCAATGCCCCGCAAACATCGACAGTTTTGCAGTATGCTGCGGTGACTAATTCCCCTGAAACCGATGTTTTGGTTAGTTGGACGGGTGCGGATGTCGTATCTTTGGAGGAGTCAGGATTGCAGGGGGTCATTAGCCCTTCACAGAGTATTTTTAACCGGGGGGATGAGGTTTTGTTATTCTCTGATAATCAAAATGGTTTTGATTCCGGGCCGGAAAGAACGTTTATTTACCAGCAGGGCGGGGGATGGAAAGAACTGGGCAATACTGCGACTAACCAGACGGGCTCAATCGTATTAGCTCCTTCCAAAGCGTTTATCATCCGCCGCAAGTATCAATCCACCTCTTCCAGATTAATCTGGACTCAGCCTTAACGCCCCGCAGGTTATGGGCTTCTCTTTGCGCGACCAGTGGGAATCTTTTTTTAATGATATCCTCTGGGTTACAAAAATCCTTTTCCTCTCTTTTGCCGCAGGACTCATCATCAGCCTCATACTTCCTGGAACGATCGGTAGTGAAGTGTCCAAAATAGATCCAGCGATGAGTGAAATCGACATAGGGGAATTTAATACCCTAATGAAAACAAATCCTCCCCCCGTCATTATGGATGCCCGGTCTGACTTGTTTTATCAAAATGGGCATATCCCGAATGCGTTAAGTTATCCACTCAAGAGGATCGACCAGTGGAAAGAGAAATTTGTGGAGGAAATGAAAAAGAAGGACAGCGGCACAATCATCATTGTCTATTGTAGTGATGTTAATTGTGAGGACAGTCATGATGTTGCAGAAATGCTTTCACCATTGGTTAAAAACAGGATATTTCTTTTTAAAGAAGGCTGGCAAGGATGGGTAAATTCCCGTTCCGAAAACCAGTGAGACTCTCATGAGCAAAGAGATTACAGGAGAAAAAAGAGGCGATCTGGTTATCATGGTTTTTGGATTGCTCATCGGATGCACACTTTTATTTGCTGTTTGGTCTAAATTTCATGATCTTAAGGGGTTCCAAACGATAATATATTCCTTGACCGGATTAGCTAATAAATGGGGGCGGGGACTTGTTTTTGGAGTGCTGATTCTGGAGATACTTACTGCACTTTTTCTGATGATACGAGTCAAGGACTCACGCAGTTGGTTATTGTGTGCGTTTGTTTTTGGTTGTTTCTCGGGAGTGCTTTTATACATGATTACTACTCATTCTATTGAGTCTTGCGGATGTTTTGGGAAACAATTTGAAGGTTATGAAAATATCTATTTGTCACTGGCACGAAATATATTGATCGCTTTTGTGGCCGCATTAATTAGCAAGAAAAAAATTACGATGAGGACAAATTAAAAGTTAAGTTTTTTTGATTAAATAACTAAATTCATGAAATGCGTTTTGTAGTTGTTTTTATTGGGTTTGACAGCAGGTGAAATGGATTTAGAAAAGGTATGTTGTGAAAAAATATTATCGGGAAAATAATATTCAGTTGAGTGGACGTTTTCTTTCAAAGGACCCTTTGTTAAAGGGACTCTCTTGCGTTTATTTATTTGCAGTGATGATTTTATTTTCCGTGGGGAATGTGCAGGCGGCATCAGTTCCAGGGTTAAGAGGGAGTTATTACAACGGGAAAAATCTTGAGGTATTCAGTACCCTAAGGATCGATGAAACAGTTGATTTTAATTGGAGTGGAGGTTCACCTTCGAGCACGGTTAATCCTGATCAATTTAGTGTTGAGTGGATAGGGGAGATTTATATTCCCCAGAGTGGTGTCTATACTTTTTTTACGACAACCGATGACGGGTCCGTCTTGACTGTTGCTGGAAATATTTTGATCAATGATTGGATCGATCATGGGGCTGTGACAAGGAGTGCGACAGTTTCGCTTGTCGGGGGGCAATGGGTGCCGATCCGTTTAAAGTTTTATGAAAATGGGGGCGCAGCTTCTGCAAAACTTGAATGGCTAGGGCCTTCCATCATCCGTCAGATTATTCCTAAAGGGCACTTGCGGGTTCCTGTGGGCACTCTCGAAACAGGCCTTGCGGCCCCTGCGAATTTTCGAGGCATACGTTTAGGGATAGGTCTAGTGACTCTAGGATGGAGTGCCACTCCCGGGGCAAAAGCATACGCTATTTACCGTAATGGCTTTTTGGTGGGGGTCACGGGCGAGTCGACCTACACTGACAGGGGTTTATCCGCTTCCACCTCTTACTCCTACGAAGTGAAAGCCTGTGATGATCTTTTGAATACAGGTTTTGGATCCCAGGCATTAACACTGACGACCCTGCCCACTCAGATGGAAGGGACCGGACTCAAAGGGGAATATTTTGATGAGTTAAATTTCACGGTGTTCAAAGGTGTCCGTTTGGAAAAT comes from Verrucomicrobiota bacterium and encodes:
- a CDS encoding rhodanese-like domain-containing protein translates to MGFSLRDQWESFFNDILWVTKILFLSFAAGLIISLILPGTIGSEVSKIDPAMSEIDIGEFNTLMKTNPPPVIMDARSDLFYQNGHIPNALSYPLKRIDQWKEKFVEEMKKKDSGTIIIVYCSDVNCEDSHDVAEMLSPLVKNRIFLFKEGWQGWVNSRSENQ
- a CDS encoding TIGR02597 family protein — its product is MRYPIHQFITVLSLAFLVGHLSAETNSASTPPQGYQKIILKGAGDSYVSLPLLKDAVARARVTAVESNSVTVAEAPFTLGAFDPAAGSTAYPFRVEFITGQLKGVSFKVAGNSENRIIVDGEGYSLTAHPSGNVLVGDLVVVRPAWQLGEVFGDGTQNNVFSSFTELPDEDFFATADSLELLRGPLNLGTVVRLENQGWRNVSSPPIDASGILLDRLDVIKVRRIADTDHSLVLLGNAPQTSTVLQYAAVTNSPETDVLVSWTGADVVSLEESGLQGVISPSQSIFNRGDEVLLFSDNQNGFDSGPERTFIYQQGGGWKELGNTATNQTGSIVLAPSKAFIIRRKYQSTSSRLIWTQP